A window from Aerococcus sp. Group 1 encodes these proteins:
- a CDS encoding ABC transporter ATP-binding protein has product MIEFDQVEKIYPGNVQALKKSSLTINDGEFVCFIGRSGSGKTTALRMINRMHDPSSGAILINGKKTTDLNPVDLRRKIGYVIQQIGLMPHMTIYDNIVTVPRLLKVDEEECKRIAHRLLKRVELPEDFLDRYPSELSGGQQQRVGVIRALAANPEIVLMDEPFGALDPITRDSLQELVKDLQREYGSTFVFVTHDMDEALALADRIAIWRDGDLVQYDTPDNIIQNPADDYVRDFLGEDRLMQARANIITVKEIMNTNPLTISLRKSISDAIRVMRNNHVDSLFVIDDYRHLMGRISLETITHEQTRDASVSAVMDQRTYPVQEDDLVQDTMQRILKGALPNIPVVNSDRQLTGIVTRSALVNFVYDSVWGDDSEEDNSEETVTSQEEGTE; this is encoded by the coding sequence ATGATTGAATTTGATCAGGTTGAGAAAATTTATCCTGGCAATGTCCAGGCCTTGAAGAAATCGTCCCTAACGATTAATGATGGTGAGTTTGTTTGTTTTATCGGACGATCGGGTAGTGGGAAAACTACTGCACTCCGTATGATAAACCGGATGCATGACCCCAGTTCTGGCGCTATTTTAATCAACGGCAAAAAAACAACCGACTTAAATCCTGTTGACCTCAGACGAAAAATTGGCTATGTTATCCAACAAATCGGACTCATGCCTCATATGACCATTTATGATAATATCGTTACAGTTCCCCGCTTGCTAAAAGTAGACGAAGAAGAATGTAAGCGTATCGCCCACCGCTTATTAAAGCGGGTGGAATTACCAGAAGATTTCCTTGACCGCTATCCTTCCGAACTATCAGGAGGACAGCAACAGCGGGTTGGGGTTATCCGTGCCCTAGCCGCTAATCCAGAAATTGTTTTAATGGATGAACCCTTTGGAGCCTTAGACCCCATTACCAGGGATTCTTTGCAAGAACTGGTTAAGGATTTGCAAAGAGAATATGGGTCAACCTTTGTTTTTGTGACTCATGATATGGATGAGGCATTGGCTTTGGCTGACCGAATTGCTATTTGGCGGGACGGCGATTTGGTTCAATATGATACTCCAGATAATATTATTCAAAATCCAGCAGATGACTATGTCCGCGATTTCTTGGGTGAAGACCGTCTCATGCAGGCTCGGGCCAATATCATCACGGTTAAAGAAATTATGAACACAAACCCCTTAACGATTAGTTTGCGCAAATCGATTAGCGATGCTATTCGGGTTATGCGCAATAACCATGTGGACTCGCTATTTGTGATTGATGATTATCGCCATCTAATGGGACGGATTAGCCTGGAAACTATTACTCATGAACAAACCCGTGATGCTTCTGTCAGTGCGGTAATGGACCAAAGGACTTATCCAGTCCAAGAGGATGACTTGGTACAAGATACCATGCAACGGATCCTAAAAGGGGCTTTGCCTAATATTCCAGTTGTCAATAGTGACCGGCAATTAACCGGTATTGTCACCCGCAGTGCTTTAGTTAACTTTGTTTATGATAGTGTCTGGGGCGATGATAGTGAAGAAGATAATTCAGAAGAAACAGTCACCAGTCAAGAAGAGGGGACTGAATAA
- a CDS encoding ABC transporter permease produces the protein MIEFLQQEGDEILRLLGQHISISLISLALGIIVAIPLGVFLSQHQKYAGGFISLVSILQTIPTMALLALMIPFFGVGRTPSIIALFLYSLLPILRNTYLGMTSVSADLLDAGKGMGLTSWQLIWKVQLPLATPVIMAGVRLSAVYVIAWTTLAAYIGGGGLGEMIFNGLNLFRADLIFGGTIPVTILALVVDFIMGKVEQWSSPQMSSKEEAA, from the coding sequence ATGATTGAATTTTTACAACAAGAAGGCGATGAAATTTTAAGGCTATTAGGTCAGCATATTAGTATTTCTCTTATTTCCTTAGCACTAGGCATCATTGTTGCTATTCCCTTGGGGGTCTTTCTATCCCAACATCAAAAATATGCCGGTGGTTTCATTAGCTTAGTCAGTATTTTACAAACCATTCCCACTATGGCACTTTTAGCCTTAATGATCCCTTTTTTTGGTGTGGGAAGGACGCCATCGATTATTGCCTTATTTCTCTATTCCTTACTACCCATCCTTAGAAATACTTATTTAGGAATGACTTCAGTAAGTGCTGATCTCTTAGATGCGGGGAAGGGAATGGGCTTGACTTCCTGGCAATTAATTTGGAAGGTTCAGTTGCCGTTAGCTACGCCTGTCATTATGGCTGGAGTGCGCTTATCAGCTGTCTATGTGATTGCCTGGACCACTTTAGCTGCTTATATCGGCGGTGGGGGCTTAGGAGAAATGATCTTTAATGGTCTCAACCTCTTTAGAGCAGATCTAATCTTTGGCGGAACTATCCCAGTAACCATACTCGCCTTAGTGGTTGACTTTATCATGGGGAAAGTTGAACAATGGTCCTCACCTCAAATGTCATCAAAAGAGGAGGCGGCTTAA
- a CDS encoding osmoprotectant ABC transporter substrate-binding protein — protein MKRIIKSILALISVVLLTSCSLPGLSNAADSDTITIASLGSTEAEIMGFIVEGMVEHYIPIDANRITNLGSSSMNHAALQTGDANVASVRYTGTSLTGELGQEPITDPQLALEKVVKGFEKEFDQTWYPTYGFANTYAFMVRREDAEELGLEKVSDLEQYADTFKVGVDNSWLEREGDGYDGFVQTYGFDFDNLYPMAIGLVYTAIANGEIDVALGYSTDGRIISEDLKVLEDDRHLFPPYDASPVATNEIRARYPDLDKVMAKLAGAISNEEMQRLNFTADNYLLEPSTVAKEWLLRHNYFEDKEPYLEPVRKKEVE, from the coding sequence ATGAAACGTATTATTAAAAGTATTCTCGCTCTGATCAGTGTCGTCTTATTGACTAGTTGTTCCTTACCTGGTTTATCTAATGCTGCTGATTCGGATACCATTACCATTGCTAGTTTAGGAAGTACGGAAGCCGAAATTATGGGCTTCATTGTCGAAGGCATGGTGGAACACTATATACCGATTGATGCTAATCGAATTACAAACCTAGGTTCCTCATCAATGAACCATGCCGCCCTCCAAACCGGAGATGCTAACGTGGCCTCAGTCCGTTATACAGGGACCAGCTTAACTGGTGAATTAGGCCAAGAACCGATCACCGATCCCCAACTCGCACTTGAGAAAGTCGTTAAAGGTTTTGAAAAAGAGTTTGACCAAACCTGGTATCCTACTTATGGCTTTGCCAACACCTATGCCTTTATGGTAAGGCGAGAAGATGCGGAGGAACTAGGCCTTGAAAAGGTCAGCGATTTAGAACAATATGCTGATACCTTTAAGGTGGGAGTCGATAACTCCTGGCTCGAACGCGAAGGGGACGGCTATGATGGCTTTGTCCAAACTTACGGTTTTGACTTTGATAATCTTTACCCAATGGCGATCGGTTTGGTTTATACAGCTATAGCAAATGGAGAAATTGATGTTGCCTTAGGCTATTCAACCGACGGAAGAATTATCTCTGAAGATCTCAAGGTCTTAGAAGATGACAGACACTTATTCCCTCCTTATGACGCTAGTCCTGTCGCTACAAATGAGATCCGTGCTAGGTATCCTGATCTTGATAAGGTCATGGCCAAACTTGCAGGAGCGATCAGTAATGAAGAAATGCAACGGCTAAACTTTACCGCTGATAATTACTTATTAGAACCAAGTACAGTCGCTAAGGAATGGCTACTACGTCATAATTATTTTGAAGACAAAGAACCTTACTTGGAACCAGTCAGAAAAAAGGAGGTTGAATAG
- a CDS encoding ABC transporter permease has product MADITDLSVWQQLLYYYSENSSYVISQFFQQMLMALYGTIFACLLAIPLGFYIARREKLANVVISIANIIQTVPALALLSVLMLYLGLGSNLVVLTVFLYSLLPILRNTYTGVRNIDAGIIDVGKGMGMTKMQVILKVEFPLAFPVILGGIRNAFITAIGIATIGTFVGAGGLGSILTRGVNASEGTSIILAGVIPIALMSIVADYLMELLERRLSPNASKNK; this is encoded by the coding sequence ATGGCTGACATTACGGATTTAAGTGTATGGCAACAATTACTCTATTATTATTCAGAAAATAGTTCCTATGTCATTAGTCAATTCTTTCAACAAATGCTAATGGCCTTATACGGCACTATATTTGCCTGTTTATTGGCTATCCCCCTAGGCTTTTATATTGCTAGACGGGAAAAACTGGCCAATGTTGTGATTAGTATCGCTAATATTATTCAAACTGTTCCAGCCTTGGCCTTACTATCTGTATTGATGCTTTACTTAGGGCTAGGGTCAAATCTGGTAGTTTTAACCGTTTTCCTCTATTCTTTATTGCCGATTTTGCGGAACACCTATACTGGAGTTAGAAATATCGATGCCGGCATCATTGATGTTGGTAAGGGCATGGGAATGACTAAGATGCAAGTGATTCTGAAAGTTGAATTTCCCTTAGCCTTCCCGGTCATTTTAGGGGGGATTCGCAATGCCTTCATTACTGCCATTGGGATAGCTACCATTGGTACCTTTGTTGGAGCAGGGGGCTTAGGCTCAATTTTAACCCGGGGTGTTAATGCTTCGGAAGGGACTAGTATTATATTAGCTGGAGTAATCCCGATAGCCTTAATGTCTATTGTGGCTGATTACCTGATGGAATTGCTTGAAAGACGACTCAGTCCTAATGCAAGTAAGAATAAATAA
- a CDS encoding alpha/beta hydrolase, producing MTATNFTVRYNVFSDIPVLEVFMEGQGNKLKDFIIGYHGWTNVKESILTQAIAFAKAGFHVVIPDAYLHGQRRPNNYQYQMEKDLASVLKHNVEEFPRLVQAITEAYSVKHLAIFGTSMGGLTTGLIIAKYGQKLNGAVQYIAAIDAVEQLGQLYNQNQTSQSVNEDLAFIRSWNLADHLDQLEGLPFFVYNGGRDNWINTDINRQLIPKIQSDNEKVNIAYQIYEEEDHWVPYDIIEKSVDFIQKNI from the coding sequence ATGACGGCTACAAATTTTACTGTCCGTTATAATGTCTTTTCTGATATTCCTGTATTAGAGGTATTTATGGAAGGGCAGGGTAATAAATTAAAGGACTTTATTATTGGCTATCACGGCTGGACTAATGTCAAAGAATCAATTCTAACCCAAGCTATCGCTTTTGCTAAGGCAGGCTTTCATGTGGTTATTCCTGATGCCTATCTCCATGGACAACGGCGCCCCAATAATTACCAATACCAAATGGAAAAAGACCTAGCCTCCGTTCTAAAGCATAATGTAGAAGAATTTCCACGCTTAGTTCAGGCCATAACAGAAGCTTATAGTGTTAAGCACTTGGCTATTTTTGGAACTTCAATGGGAGGTTTGACGACTGGCTTAATCATTGCTAAATATGGCCAAAAATTAAATGGGGCCGTCCAATATATTGCTGCCATTGATGCGGTTGAACAATTAGGGCAATTATATAACCAAAACCAAACCAGCCAAAGTGTAAATGAAGACTTAGCCTTTATCCGTAGCTGGAACTTAGCCGATCATCTCGATCAGCTAGAAGGTCTTCCTTTCTTTGTTTACAATGGTGGCAGGGATAACTGGATAAATACAGATATTAATCGTCAGCTTATCCCAAAAATACAGTCGGATAATGAAAAAGTTAATATCGCTTATCAGATTTATGAGGAAGAAGACCACTGGGTTCCTTATGATATTATTGAAAAATCAGTCGACTTTATCCAAAAAAATATATAA
- a CDS encoding DUF924 family protein, protein MDYTDVLDFWFKELDSKQWFNGGDQVDQLIIDNFSKLHGQVAAGEHADWRQDVKGRLAEIIVLDQFSRNIYRQSGQAYAYDNMALALAQEGIRHADLSGLTVEERGFFYMPFMHSESLKIHEQALELFASEPGLSHRLKYEKMHYDIIKEYGRYPYRNDYLGRENTPEEEEYLKHNEGF, encoded by the coding sequence ATGGATTATACTGATGTACTCGATTTTTGGTTTAAAGAACTCGACTCCAAACAATGGTTTAACGGTGGCGACCAAGTTGATCAGTTAATTATAGATAATTTTTCTAAGCTACATGGACAAGTTGCTGCTGGTGAACACGCAGATTGGCGTCAAGACGTTAAAGGTAGGCTGGCTGAAATTATTGTCTTAGACCAGTTCTCCCGTAATATTTACCGGCAGAGTGGCCAAGCCTACGCTTACGACAATATGGCCCTTGCTTTAGCTCAAGAAGGAATAAGGCATGCCGATTTAAGTGGTCTAACAGTTGAAGAACGTGGTTTCTTCTATATGCCCTTTATGCATTCGGAATCACTTAAAATTCATGAACAAGCGCTTGAACTCTTTGCTTCTGAGCCCGGTCTGAGCCATCGCTTAAAATACGAAAAAATGCACTATGATATCATTAAAGAATATGGTCGTTATCCCTACCGCAATGACTACTTAGGTCGTGAAAACACTCCTGAGGAAGAGGAATACTTAAAACATAATGAAGGCTTTTAG
- a CDS encoding LD-carboxypeptidase has translation MQEIALVALSNGLSHSQKDSLVDLIILLENLSIKVHYQADALFSDSKIGAVNAKRRAEIVNQYFKNAAIDYIFDLSGGDIANETICYLDYKAIKKSSCKLFGYSDLTTVINAIYSQTGKSSVLFQVRHLVDKSSNMQFEAFTSLLKDTEAKLLVNKYIQKNSEFIQGRSLNSLVLGGNIRCFLKLAGTPYWPDLKEKILFLESFSGLEGRIRTYFAQLQQLAVFEEISGLILGSFTEFDRKIGRDYLLDIVKEYTNPELSLVSTESIGHQKDSLPLMIGHELSLKITG, from the coding sequence ATGCAAGAAATTGCCTTAGTTGCCTTATCCAATGGACTAAGCCATAGTCAAAAAGATTCACTAGTCGACCTAATCATTCTGTTAGAAAATCTATCTATTAAGGTGCATTATCAAGCAGATGCCTTATTTAGCGACTCTAAGATTGGAGCAGTTAATGCAAAACGACGCGCTGAAATTGTCAACCAATATTTTAAAAATGCAGCAATTGACTATATCTTTGACTTATCTGGCGGAGATATTGCTAATGAAACAATTTGCTATTTAGATTATAAAGCGATTAAAAAATCGTCATGCAAATTATTTGGCTATTCCGATTTAACTACTGTTATTAACGCGATTTATAGTCAAACAGGTAAAAGTTCTGTACTTTTTCAGGTACGTCATTTAGTTGACAAAAGTAGTAATATGCAGTTTGAAGCTTTTACTAGCCTTTTAAAAGATACTGAGGCAAAATTGCTAGTCAATAAATATATCCAGAAAAATTCTGAATTCATTCAAGGAAGGTCTCTAAACAGTCTTGTCTTAGGTGGTAACATACGCTGTTTCTTAAAGTTAGCCGGTACTCCTTATTGGCCAGATTTAAAGGAGAAGATTTTATTTTTAGAAAGTTTTTCTGGCTTGGAAGGTCGAATAAGAACGTATTTTGCGCAATTACAACAATTAGCTGTTTTTGAAGAAATCAGCGGTTTAATATTAGGGTCTTTTACCGAATTTGATAGAAAAATTGGTAGAGATTATCTATTAGATATTGTTAAAGAGTATACTAACCCCGAACTCTCATTAGTATCAACAGAATCTATTGGTCATCAAAAAGATTCCTTACCCCTAATGATCGGTCATGAGCTATCCTTAAAAATTACTGGATAA
- a CDS encoding ABC transporter ATP-binding protein encodes MKSIYRILRKDIFIYAFLTCLLSLAMVSEAYLMQFIIDAIKLGESRYITVSLLTIVFILIQTLIYYFQQSLTAILSKKSAYVFRKHIFANIQKVPLDLLTGEKNDKLLASLTTQIDQVEANYFYSIYWGGYLICQLLVAVIVSLYFNPILSILSIVLSLPNLFVAFLFKNALEKKQEALIGETNSTVASIQDLIGGATDWRVANKELSIFKLFESSTLNLLNKQVQVEKSQYTVVSLNQLFSNLLYFGTWIIGGLFIIHGQLTLGGMIAFSQLLARIAFPIYTSSDLLAKYISGKKTLDALSQEFIEIDQASHTVKDFNVISLHQFSLKNSKGSKALNVSFEKNKKYLLKGKSGIGKTTILKAILREKNDYKGSVEIDGLDVRTIRESNLFEHIGYVPQQPHVFSASLKDNLTLFSNNYSNDELFKVLDFVELSQWANEDSLDMMISSGEVSLSGGEAKRVCLARALLMKKDILLLDEFSAGIDYESLLKIENKLINSDKTLIYVSHVDIDRAGKQFDEVIDLNHYFVS; translated from the coding sequence ATGAAATCTATTTACAGAATATTAAGAAAAGATATTTTTATCTATGCCTTTCTCACATGTTTATTATCTCTAGCCATGGTCAGTGAAGCCTATTTGATGCAATTTATTATTGATGCTATAAAATTAGGTGAAAGTAGATATATTACCGTATCTCTTTTGACTATTGTTTTTATATTAATTCAAACTTTGATCTATTATTTCCAGCAATCATTAACTGCCATATTAAGTAAAAAGTCAGCCTATGTTTTTCGCAAACATATTTTTGCAAACATTCAAAAAGTACCTCTTGATTTACTAACTGGAGAAAAGAATGATAAACTTTTAGCTTCTCTAACTACACAAATTGATCAAGTCGAAGCCAATTATTTCTACTCGATTTATTGGGGTGGATATCTCATTTGCCAGCTACTAGTAGCGGTTATTGTATCTTTATATTTTAATCCTATCCTGTCTATCTTATCGATTGTTCTAAGCCTTCCTAATCTATTTGTGGCATTTTTATTTAAAAACGCCCTAGAGAAAAAACAAGAGGCGCTTATCGGGGAAACCAATTCAACGGTAGCTAGTATTCAAGATTTGATTGGAGGAGCAACTGACTGGCGCGTAGCAAATAAAGAATTAAGCATTTTCAAATTATTTGAAAGTAGTACCTTAAACCTTTTAAATAAACAAGTCCAAGTTGAAAAATCACAATACACGGTTGTCAGCTTAAATCAATTATTTTCAAATCTTCTCTATTTTGGGACTTGGATCATAGGTGGTCTATTTATTATCCATGGTCAACTCACACTAGGGGGAATGATTGCATTCTCTCAACTATTAGCAAGAATTGCCTTTCCTATATATACTTCTTCTGATTTACTGGCAAAATATATTAGTGGTAAAAAAACTTTAGATGCACTTTCCCAAGAATTTATAGAAATCGATCAAGCAAGTCATACGGTGAAAGACTTTAATGTCATTTCCCTTCATCAATTTTCCTTAAAAAATAGCAAGGGCAGTAAGGCGCTTAATGTTTCCTTTGAGAAAAATAAAAAGTATTTACTAAAAGGGAAGAGCGGTATTGGTAAAACAACAATCCTAAAGGCTATTTTAAGAGAGAAAAATGACTATAAGGGCAGCGTTGAAATAGACGGCCTTGATGTTAGGACTATTAGGGAAAGTAATCTTTTTGAACATATTGGCTATGTCCCACAACAACCCCATGTCTTTAGTGCTAGTTTGAAGGATAATTTAACCTTATTTTCAAATAATTATTCCAATGATGAGTTATTTAAAGTATTAGATTTTGTTGAGTTAAGCCAATGGGCAAACGAAGACAGTTTAGACATGATGATTTCTAGTGGAGAAGTCAGTCTATCCGGCGGTGAGGCTAAAAGAGTCTGTCTCGCCCGAGCTTTATTGATGAAGAAAGATATTCTATTATTAGACGAATTTTCTGCTGGTATTGACTATGAAAGCTTATTAAAGATAGAAAACAAACTAATCAATTCAGATAAAACACTTATTTATGTTAGCCATGTTGATATTGATCGGGCAGGCAAACAATTCGATGAAGTGATTGATTTAAATCATTATTTTGTTAGCTAA
- the folK gene encoding 2-amino-4-hydroxy-6-hydroxymethyldihydropteridine diphosphokinase — translation MKTTVYLAIGSNIGELSKNLDQAVQAVDALEGTKVTKRSANLSNAAYGVTDQDDFLNGVIEIITDLAPLDLLKALKQIEKEMGRTETYRWGPRLIDIDIIFYGDKVLNSQELTIPHIDMVNRDFVLGPLKEIAPNKKHPIYKKTVSELYQDLIDRNQ, via the coding sequence ATGAAAACAACAGTATATTTAGCGATTGGTTCTAATATAGGAGAGCTCAGTAAGAATCTAGATCAAGCTGTGCAAGCCGTTGATGCCCTGGAAGGCACAAAAGTCACTAAAAGATCAGCCAACTTATCTAATGCTGCATACGGGGTAACTGATCAGGATGATTTTCTCAATGGTGTTATCGAAATCATAACGGATTTAGCTCCTTTGGATTTATTAAAAGCTTTAAAGCAGATTGAAAAAGAAATGGGGCGGACAGAGACTTATCGCTGGGGACCACGTCTGATAGATATTGATATTATCTTTTATGGAGATAAAGTCTTGAATAGCCAAGAATTGACGATTCCACATATCGACATGGTCAATCGTGACTTTGTCTTAGGGCCTTTAAAAGAAATCGCTCCTAATAAAAAACATCCCATCTACAAAAAGACGGTAAGCGAATTGTACCAAGACTTAATTGATCGTAATCAATAA
- the folP gene encoding dihydropteroate synthase, whose amino-acid sequence MSIDTYRATTAEAAILAGADIINDISGLTFDEKMADIVAKYQVPIIIMHIKGKPKDMQNDPHYDDLITEVEEFFDRQIQLAIDHGIQRDKIILDPGIGFGKNYEHNVSLIKNIDFMKKYQLPMLLAVSRKTFIGQRLGGLEPSQRLEGTIAVSCFAAMKGIEMVRVHDVKENLRAIRVMELFI is encoded by the coding sequence TTGTCTATTGACACTTATCGGGCTACTACGGCGGAAGCAGCTATATTAGCCGGCGCGGATATTATTAATGATATTTCTGGACTCACTTTTGATGAAAAAATGGCTGATATAGTTGCTAAATATCAAGTGCCTATAATTATTATGCATATTAAAGGCAAACCTAAAGACATGCAAAATGATCCGCATTACGATGACTTAATTACTGAAGTAGAAGAATTTTTCGATCGCCAAATTCAATTAGCCATTGATCACGGCATTCAAAGAGATAAGATTATTCTAGACCCTGGTATTGGTTTTGGAAAAAATTATGAGCACAATGTTAGTTTAATTAAGAATATTGATTTTATGAAAAAATATCAGCTGCCTATGCTTCTGGCAGTATCCAGAAAGACCTTTATCGGTCAACGCCTGGGGGGATTAGAACCCAGTCAGCGTTTGGAGGGGACAATTGCTGTTTCCTGTTTTGCAGCCATGAAAGGCATAGAAATGGTGCGGGTTCACGATGTTAAAGAAAATTTACGCGCGATTCGCGTGATGGAGTTATTTATATGA
- a CDS encoding dihydropteroate synthase: MHSFVLRNDRKIDFQQTEIMGIINITKNSFYKESRVSEESLMQRVDQFIQEGALILDIGAESTRPGIDPIDEDTEIENIQRAVSMIRKNIRTSYCLLTLIGLLRRKQLY, translated from the coding sequence ATGCATAGTTTTGTTTTAAGAAATGATAGAAAAATCGATTTTCAACAAACTGAAATTATGGGGATTATTAATATTACTAAAAATTCATTTTACAAAGAATCTCGTGTTTCAGAAGAAAGTTTAATGCAAAGGGTAGATCAGTTTATTCAAGAAGGTGCCCTTATTTTAGATATTGGAGCAGAATCAACACGTCCCGGCATTGATCCAATCGACGAAGATACTGAAATTGAAAATATCCAAAGAGCAGTAAGTATGATTAGAAAAAATATCCGAACATCTTATTGTCTATTGACACTTATCGGGCTACTACGGCGGAAGCAGCTATATTAG
- a CDS encoding GntP family permease, protein MEVIGIIGLIVAIISVIYLSFKGLSMVVAAPLSALIIILCNQMDIFGSLIGPENSYMAGLAGFLIKNFGIFILGAILGQYMDKSGATVSIANFILDKVGTESAYKVLVALTFIGALLTFGGISIFVVFFTLIPLARPIFKKLDINWKLLSIPLYLGAGTFTMSMIPGTPSVQNAIPTTTLGTSLTAAPVLGIISTVVMLGFGLWYMKYELNKSQAKGEGFYSYLEGDTSQIEEDVVEHSDNDLPSFVTSIIPLVILIATIMIFSNVDNIILIALTISIVLSAFLFKSYLPKQTEVLNAGATGSVGSSFGAASAVAFGAVLTSAPTFDAIKQAILNIPGPPLVSLAVATAILSGVMAASGAIGTVITQLAPTYLSMGIPAEIIHRIVVIGGGVITVVPQSGVVLTFNNISGLDFKHGFKEAFIVSNGGFLLSLIVTVIVAQIFYL, encoded by the coding sequence ATGGAAGTTATTGGTATCATTGGGCTAATTGTAGCTATAATTAGCGTCATTTATCTTTCATTTAAAGGATTAAGCATGGTAGTGGCAGCGCCACTATCTGCTTTAATTATTATCTTATGTAACCAAATGGATATCTTTGGATCATTAATTGGTCCAGAAAATTCTTATATGGCAGGATTGGCTGGTTTTTTAATTAAGAACTTTGGGATTTTCATCCTGGGTGCTATTTTAGGCCAATACATGGATAAAAGTGGAGCAACTGTTTCTATCGCTAACTTTATTTTAGACAAGGTTGGAACTGAAAGTGCCTATAAAGTGCTGGTAGCCTTAACTTTTATTGGGGCCTTATTAACCTTTGGTGGTATTAGTATTTTTGTGGTTTTCTTTACTTTAATTCCTCTTGCCAGACCGATTTTTAAGAAATTAGACATTAACTGGAAATTATTATCTATTCCATTATATTTAGGAGCAGGAACCTTTACCATGTCCATGATTCCGGGGACTCCGTCCGTACAAAATGCTATCCCTACAACGACACTAGGCACGAGCTTAACGGCTGCTCCAGTGCTTGGGATTATTTCTACTGTAGTCATGCTGGGCTTTGGCCTATGGTATATGAAATATGAACTCAACAAGAGTCAAGCAAAAGGGGAAGGTTTCTATTCATATCTTGAAGGGGATACGAGTCAGATCGAAGAAGATGTCGTTGAACATTCTGATAATGACTTACCATCCTTTGTAACCAGTATTATTCCTTTGGTTATTTTAATTGCGACTATTATGATTTTTTCAAATGTTGATAATATCATCTTAATTGCCTTAACCATTAGCATTGTATTATCTGCATTCTTATTTAAATCTTATTTACCGAAACAAACAGAAGTCTTAAATGCTGGTGCTACAGGCTCAGTGGGTTCTTCCTTTGGGGCAGCAAGTGCTGTAGCCTTTGGGGCGGTATTAACCAGTGCACCAACCTTTGACGCAATTAAACAAGCCATCCTTAATATTCCTGGACCACCATTAGTTAGTTTAGCGGTTGCAACTGCTATTCTTTCAGGGGTTATGGCTGCTTCAGGTGCCATTGGGACTGTTATTACCCAATTAGCACCAACTTACTTATCAATGGGGATTCCAGCTGAAATTATCCACCGTATCGTTGTTATTGGTGGTGGAGTAATTACAGTTGTTCCTCAATCAGGAGTTGTCTTAACCTTTAACAATATTAGTGGCTTAGACTTCAAACATGGTTTTAAAGAAGCGTTTATTGTAAGTAACGGTGGCTTCTTATTATCCTTAATCGTTACTGTCATTGTGGCACAAATCTTCTACTTGTAA